The Treponema medium genome has a window encoding:
- a CDS encoding class I SAM-dependent methyltransferase, which translates to MSHNKLSVKDFYDNLAADYDAEQDAPNFRFVREPEKKLIQDFFDKEDFSGASILEIGAGTGRFSLLFAAACRSYTVVDLSPAMLQQLIQKAEREHITNITTIEGDFLQAPVSGSFDYIVSFTAIEYILDKKALFRKMAQLLKPGGKLFITTTHKTFIRFWGCFGNYFRQHIFMNMYSKREVKKLLRNNGLTPLLIEDHVLKRFPFKGILLVIHAQKN; encoded by the coding sequence ATGTCTCATAATAAACTATCAGTAAAAGATTTTTATGACAACCTTGCTGCGGATTATGATGCAGAACAGGATGCGCCGAATTTCCGTTTTGTTAGAGAACCTGAAAAAAAACTGATACAGGATTTCTTTGACAAAGAAGATTTTTCCGGAGCATCTATTCTCGAAATCGGTGCGGGAACGGGTAGATTTTCTCTTTTATTTGCCGCAGCTTGCCGTTCGTATACGGTTGTCGATCTTTCTCCTGCGATGCTGCAGCAGCTAATTCAAAAAGCGGAACGAGAACACATCACCAATATTACGACTATTGAAGGTGATTTTTTGCAAGCGCCTGTTTCCGGTAGCTTTGATTATATTGTCAGCTTTACCGCGATTGAATATATTTTGGACAAAAAAGCATTGTTTCGTAAAATGGCGCAGTTATTAAAACCGGGCGGCAAGCTCTTCATTACAACAACGCATAAAACATTCATCAGATTTTGGGGATGTTTTGGAAATTATTTCCGTCAGCATATCTTTATGAACATGTATTCAAAAAGAGAAGTAAAAAAACTTTTACGAAATAACGGACTTACGCCTTTGCTGATTGAAGATCATGTTTTAAAGCGTTTCCCCTTTAAAGGAATATTACTGGTCATCCATGCTCAAAAAAATTAA